In one window of bacterium DNA:
- a CDS encoding tetratricopeptide repeat protein, whose amino-acid sequence MDFVYFPANRKYRNDGAHNDMQDASKAEDHGGKMDNPQTREALRVYEAGDYERAAYLLEEAIRGSDDPAQRERLRLKLASAQDELQRFPQALAVLKDILEENPSSAAAWNNIGVVCRRIGKLDDARKAFEQAYRLDPENADHLVGLGAICLRLSDPGNALEYLQLATELMPGHPVAHANLALTYAVFGRLEEAEESLRLATLYGFEDAETIQQKIDALKLLRESMAEEKKRDPEELDNKDAEETGTAHAAGEVELLLQLEKEMFGLAEKRYGGDLPDDERARLDARMQDLRKSIRLLRRRLGMGEVSDSDVVMGRNYMKEEENGEESGENSA is encoded by the coding sequence ATGGATTTCGTATATTTCCCTGCGAACAGGAAGTACAGGAACGACGGAGCACACAACGACATGCAGGACGCCAGCAAGGCAGAAGATCACGGCGGAAAAATGGACAATCCTCAGACGCGGGAGGCCCTCAGGGTATATGAAGCGGGGGATTACGAGCGTGCCGCATATCTGCTCGAGGAAGCGATCCGCGGTAGTGACGATCCCGCGCAGCGGGAACGGCTTCGGCTCAAGCTAGCCTCGGCGCAGGATGAACTGCAGCGCTTCCCACAGGCCCTCGCGGTGCTGAAGGACATTCTCGAGGAAAATCCCTCCTCAGCCGCTGCGTGGAATAACATCGGGGTGGTCTGCAGGCGCATCGGAAAGCTGGATGACGCCCGGAAGGCCTTCGAGCAGGCCTATCGCCTCGATCCGGAGAATGCCGATCACCTCGTGGGACTCGGTGCCATCTGCCTCAGGCTCAGCGATCCGGGGAATGCGCTCGAATACCTGCAGCTCGCCACCGAACTCATGCCCGGACACCCTGTGGCGCATGCGAACCTGGCACTTACCTACGCTGTTTTCGGCCGCCTCGAGGAGGCGGAGGAGTCGCTGCGGCTCGCCACGCTCTACGGGTTTGAGGATGCAGAGACCATTCAGCAGAAAATCGATGCGCTCAAGCTTCTGCGCGAAAGCATGGCGGAAGAAAAAAAGCGGGATCCGGAGGAGCTCGACAACAAGGACGCCGAGGAGACCGGGACAGCGCATGCCGCGGGCGAGGTCGAGCTGCTGCTGCAGCTCGAAAAGGAAATGTTCGGCCTGGCGGAAAAACGATACGGCGGCGACCTCCCCGACGATGAACGTGCCCGTCTCGATGCCCGGATGCAGGACCTTCGGAAAAGCATCCGTCTTCTGCGCCGGCGGCTGGGAATGGGCGAAGTTTCCGACAGTGACGTCGTCATGGGCAGAAACTATATGAAAGAGGAGGAAAACGGAGAGGAATCCGGCGAGAACAGCGCTTGA
- the dnaE gene encoding DNA polymerase III subunit alpha → MPDFIHLHNHSHYSLLDAASTIDSLIAATAEQNMPAFALTDHGVMFGAVEFYKKARKAGIKPIIGNEMYMVTRGSRFDRDASETHPEGKRHGYNHLVLLAKNDVGYHNLLKLTTYGHTEGFYYKPRIDWELLRRHHEGLIALTACAGGVVSTYLAVGDYDSAREVALQLRELFGEDVYLEIQNHGLEREAIIREGMQKLSQELGMKLICTNDIHYVQRDHDVAHNVYLHIADVREAEDITRLRYETSEYYYKSEQEMLALFKDYPQAIESTVEVMEKIDFDLELGTLHMPEFPIPAESSAETLDQYMTELVYKGAEQRYKTLTQEARDRLEFEIGVITSMGYSGYFLITQDFINAAKKRGIRVGPGRGSAAGSLVAYSLGITNVDPLRYDLLFERFLNPDRVSMPDIDVDFQDDRREEVISYTREKYGTDSVSQIVTYGKLSARAVIKDVGRVLGIPLNIVESITKHIPVKMGKVEPLRYAFGLEKDESKKWTPIKELEWVRKSDDPKIQQLVKYSNILEGLNRNVGMHAAGVVIAPSDTSDYVPLYKTPNTELMTQFNMGDLEDAGLLKMDFLGLITLSVIDRALRLVKQTSGLDIDIDTIPLDDDKTFSMIGEGHTVGVFQFESSGMREYLSKLKPRSIDDLAAMNALYRPGPMEFIGDFIDRKFGRQKIEYLHPSMEPILKSTYGIIVFQEQVMQLASEIAGFTLAQSDIMRRAMGKKKADVMAQQRVAFVDGAGEKGISKKVATEIFDMIDKFANYGFNKSHSVAYSILAYQTAWLKANHTPEFMAALMTAEMAKTDKVVLLIDECRKLGIEVLPPDVNESFVDFSVHENRIRFGLAAIKNVGIGAVESIVEAREKDGHFQSIFDFAERVNTRAVNKKTMESLVLAGAMDTLDGNRAEQFSTIESAISHGLQKQQEMAIGQSSLFDDAVDSETVASTQPSLHQMEDWTEAEKLAKEKSVLGFYVSGHPLEPWRLEVEAIGNVDMGAVTMEIDGTMVRACGIISALRTKIDKRGRTMAFVTLEDFSGKADCLVFADAYERSVAHIVEDRPVVMTGKAEVSGDSLRIVAEEITGISQSLPELARSLIISISTVSATRKQIQDGIAFLEQHRGSGNAPCFFYVSDGNGQTWNLVSRTLRIRVTRELLLELRSIFGASNVRISLDT, encoded by the coding sequence ATGCCAGACTTCATACATCTCCACAATCATTCACATTATTCCCTGCTCGACGCCGCCAGCACGATCGACAGCCTGATCGCGGCTACCGCGGAACAGAACATGCCAGCGTTCGCCCTTACGGATCACGGTGTCATGTTCGGCGCCGTCGAATTCTACAAAAAGGCGCGTAAGGCGGGCATCAAACCGATTATCGGGAATGAAATGTACATGGTGACGCGCGGTTCGCGCTTCGACCGCGACGCCAGCGAAACCCATCCCGAAGGAAAGCGGCACGGCTACAACCACCTCGTGCTGCTCGCGAAAAACGACGTAGGCTATCACAACCTGCTCAAGCTCACGACGTATGGACATACCGAGGGATTCTATTACAAACCGCGTATCGACTGGGAGCTGCTGCGCAGGCATCATGAGGGACTGATTGCGCTGACCGCCTGTGCGGGCGGTGTGGTTTCCACGTACCTGGCGGTGGGCGACTATGACTCCGCCCGTGAGGTCGCCCTGCAGTTACGCGAGCTGTTCGGGGAGGATGTCTACCTCGAGATTCAGAATCACGGTCTTGAACGCGAAGCCATCATCCGCGAGGGCATGCAGAAGCTGTCGCAGGAACTGGGTATGAAGCTCATCTGCACGAATGACATCCACTACGTGCAGCGGGATCATGACGTCGCGCACAACGTGTACCTGCACATAGCGGATGTGCGCGAGGCAGAGGATATCACGCGCCTGCGCTACGAAACGTCGGAATATTACTACAAAAGTGAGCAGGAGATGCTCGCGCTGTTCAAGGATTACCCGCAGGCAATTGAATCCACTGTCGAGGTGATGGAGAAAATCGACTTCGACCTCGAACTCGGGACCCTGCACATGCCCGAATTCCCGATTCCTGCCGAATCCAGCGCCGAAACGCTCGATCAGTACATGACGGAACTCGTTTACAAGGGCGCGGAGCAGCGGTACAAAACCCTGACGCAGGAGGCGCGCGACCGTCTTGAGTTCGAAATCGGCGTCATCACCAGCATGGGATACTCCGGGTATTTCCTCATTACGCAGGATTTCATCAACGCGGCGAAAAAGCGCGGGATACGGGTGGGTCCCGGACGCGGATCCGCCGCCGGCAGTCTCGTTGCGTACTCGCTCGGCATTACCAACGTGGATCCCCTGCGCTACGACCTGCTCTTCGAGCGCTTTCTCAATCCCGACCGCGTGTCCATGCCCGATATCGACGTGGATTTCCAGGACGACCGCCGCGAAGAGGTCATTTCCTACACGCGTGAGAAATACGGGACGGATTCCGTGTCGCAGATCGTGACGTACGGCAAGCTCAGTGCACGTGCGGTTATCAAGGATGTCGGTCGCGTGCTCGGCATTCCCCTGAACATTGTCGAATCGATCACCAAGCATATCCCGGTGAAAATGGGGAAAGTCGAACCCCTGCGCTACGCCTTCGGTCTCGAAAAGGATGAGTCGAAGAAGTGGACGCCCATCAAGGAACTCGAATGGGTGCGCAAAAGCGACGATCCGAAAATCCAGCAGCTGGTGAAATACTCCAATATTCTCGAGGGACTGAACCGGAACGTGGGCATGCACGCTGCGGGTGTGGTGATCGCGCCGAGCGACACCAGTGATTACGTCCCTCTTTACAAGACGCCCAACACCGAGCTGATGACGCAGTTCAACATGGGTGATCTCGAGGATGCGGGACTGCTGAAAATGGATTTTCTCGGACTGATCACGCTCAGCGTCATCGACCGGGCCCTTCGTCTCGTCAAGCAGACCAGCGGACTCGACATCGACATCGACACCATTCCGCTCGATGACGACAAGACTTTCAGCATGATCGGGGAAGGCCATACGGTCGGCGTCTTCCAGTTTGAATCCTCGGGCATGCGCGAGTACCTCTCCAAGCTCAAACCCCGCTCCATCGACGACCTTGCGGCGATGAATGCGCTGTATCGTCCGGGTCCCATGGAGTTCATCGGCGATTTCATCGACAGGAAATTCGGGCGGCAGAAAATCGAATACCTCCATCCCTCGATGGAGCCAATTCTGAAATCGACCTACGGCATCATCGTCTTCCAGGAGCAGGTGATGCAGCTGGCCTCTGAAATCGCGGGCTTCACCCTTGCGCAGTCCGACATCATGCGCCGCGCCATGGGAAAAAAGAAAGCGGATGTCATGGCTCAGCAGCGGGTGGCCTTTGTCGACGGCGCCGGCGAAAAGGGTATCTCGAAGAAAGTGGCGACAGAAATCTTCGACATGATCGACAAGTTCGCCAACTACGGTTTCAACAAATCCCATTCCGTCGCCTACTCCATCCTCGCCTATCAGACCGCCTGGCTGAAAGCCAATCACACTCCGGAATTCATGGCCGCGCTCATGACGGCGGAAATGGCGAAAACCGACAAAGTCGTGCTGCTGATCGACGAATGCCGGAAACTGGGTATCGAAGTACTGCCGCCCGACGTCAACGAGAGCTTCGTGGATTTCAGCGTGCATGAAAACCGTATCCGCTTCGGTCTCGCCGCCATCAAAAACGTCGGCATCGGGGCGGTGGAGAGCATCGTCGAGGCCCGGGAGAAGGACGGGCATTTCCAGAGCATTTTCGATTTCGCGGAGCGTGTCAACACCCGCGCCGTGAACAAGAAAACGATGGAAAGCCTCGTACTCGCCGGTGCCATGGATACGCTCGACGGAAACCGCGCCGAACAGTTCAGCACCATTGAAAGCGCCATCAGTCACGGACTGCAGAAGCAACAGGAAATGGCCATCGGTCAGTCGAGCCTCTTCGACGATGCTGTCGACAGTGAGACAGTAGCATCCACGCAGCCTTCGCTGCATCAGATGGAAGACTGGACAGAAGCGGAAAAGCTGGCGAAGGAAAAGAGCGTCCTCGGCTTTTATGTCTCCGGACATCCTCTCGAACCCTGGAGACTGGAAGTCGAGGCCATCGGCAATGTCGACATGGGGGCTGTGACAATGGAGATCGACGGAACGATGGTGCGCGCCTGCGGCATCATCTCCGCGTTGCGAACAAAGATCGACAAGCGGGGACGTACCATGGCATTCGTCACGCTGGAGGATTTTTCGGGGAAAGCCGACTGCCTGGTCTTCGCCGACGCCTATGAACGCTCCGTGGCGCATATCGTGGAAGATCGTCCCGTGGTCATGACCGGCAAAGCCGAGGTCAGCGGCGACAGTCTGCGCATCGTCGCCGAAGAAATTACCGGCATCAGTCAGTCGCTTCCCGAACTGGCGCGCTCGCTGATCATCAGCATTTCGACGGTGTCGGCCACGAGAAAGCAGATACAGGATGGCATCGCCTTTCTCGAGCAGCATCGCGGCTCTGGGAATGCCCCGTGCTTTTTTTATGTTAGCGATGGGAACGGACAGACTTGGAACCTCGTCAGCCGCACGCTGCGCATCCGTGTCACCAGAGAACTCCTTCTTGAACTCCGTTCCATATTTGGTGCATCTAACGTCAGAATTTCACTCGATACCTGA
- a CDS encoding GAF domain-containing protein, protein MNKSSIGIGAVMLAAAAVFIYFDDPVYIRIIAAVIFVFGAVLLYQTLSQSLGADEAEEEKGEEAAQDGAAEDAAPRRDAAAASEQRSMPEAPQVDVPADIPAELYRFDTEALPQDDPRAEFDFLTNKLLQVLKEHVLAHTVGLFWINSDREQIIIGEFTTDTGNFTTARRLNLGSDLISRIAYEGKPEIVSDISGASEGDLVVYYDAVEGIKSFVGVPMYFGGDVIAVLAADSKAPDAFGLETVASIGRVTSLINLLLGSYNQKFDLAADARMLGVLDHLHEGIKNNLDAYGIANVAAKAASEIMDWDYIAVVLHSPERKSWVVVKSLAKAANLPYISEGVTVDMGGSVLKSALDGVDGRILDAPAPPAYRFHEKEAINSFGQLCAVPMVTTRAYYGLLLVEYRENHQYAEQDLAILRRIAGHAANAIENARLHEYTRKHLLLDEETQTSSRSLLLRRLSEEQDRIKERGDSAVFFLVKLDDPEELVQKHGQNRIEELLYNIGGTLREHVSSYDVVGRFDAVTFGVLLMHSSPEDAYLRGEKIRKNVSSNVVSHGGGNFSISISIAGCTLSQSSDTEHILKLARQALDRAVADGGNCVKVV, encoded by the coding sequence GTGAATAAAAGCAGTATCGGTATCGGCGCCGTCATGCTCGCAGCAGCGGCGGTTTTCATTTATTTCGACGACCCGGTCTACATACGCATTATCGCTGCCGTGATCTTTGTGTTTGGCGCAGTGCTGCTGTACCAGACCCTGTCGCAATCACTTGGCGCCGATGAGGCGGAAGAAGAGAAAGGGGAAGAAGCCGCGCAGGATGGGGCTGCGGAGGATGCCGCTCCGCGTCGCGATGCCGCCGCAGCTTCCGAACAGCGCAGCATGCCGGAAGCCCCGCAGGTCGACGTGCCGGCCGACATTCCCGCGGAGCTGTACCGCTTCGATACCGAGGCACTTCCGCAGGATGATCCGCGCGCCGAGTTCGATTTCCTGACCAACAAGTTGCTGCAGGTGCTCAAAGAGCATGTGCTGGCGCATACCGTGGGACTGTTCTGGATCAACAGCGACCGTGAGCAGATCATCATCGGGGAATTCACCACGGACACGGGAAATTTTACGACTGCACGCAGGCTCAACCTGGGCAGCGACCTGATCAGCCGCATCGCCTATGAAGGGAAACCCGAAATTGTCTCCGATATCTCCGGCGCAAGCGAAGGCGACCTCGTCGTGTATTACGATGCGGTTGAAGGTATCAAATCGTTCGTCGGCGTTCCCATGTATTTCGGCGGAGACGTCATCGCCGTGCTCGCCGCCGACAGCAAGGCGCCCGATGCCTTCGGACTCGAAACCGTCGCTTCCATCGGACGCGTCACCTCGCTGATCAACCTCCTCCTTGGCAGCTACAATCAGAAATTCGATCTCGCCGCCGATGCCCGCATGCTCGGTGTGCTCGATCATCTGCATGAAGGCATCAAGAACAATCTTGACGCCTACGGTATTGCAAACGTCGCCGCGAAAGCAGCGAGTGAAATCATGGACTGGGACTATATCGCCGTCGTGCTGCACAGTCCGGAACGGAAATCCTGGGTCGTCGTGAAAAGTCTCGCCAAGGCAGCCAACCTTCCGTATATCTCCGAAGGAGTGACGGTTGATATGGGCGGGTCCGTCCTCAAATCCGCACTCGACGGTGTTGACGGACGCATACTCGATGCTCCGGCACCTCCGGCATACCGTTTTCATGAAAAGGAAGCCATAAATTCCTTCGGTCAGCTGTGCGCCGTCCCCATGGTCACGACGCGTGCGTATTACGGATTGCTGCTCGTCGAGTATCGGGAAAACCATCAGTATGCCGAGCAGGACCTGGCCATTCTCCGGCGCATTGCAGGCCACGCAGCCAATGCCATCGAGAACGCACGGCTTCATGAGTACACCCGCAAACACCTGCTGCTCGATGAGGAAACACAGACCTCCAGTCGATCGCTTCTGCTGCGCCGTCTGAGTGAGGAACAGGACCGTATCAAAGAACGTGGCGACAGCGCCGTCTTCTTCCTCGTCAAACTCGATGATCCCGAAGAACTGGTGCAGAAGCACGGTCAGAACCGCATTGAGGAGCTGCTGTACAATATTGGCGGTACATTGCGCGAACACGTCAGCAGTTATGATGTGGTCGGACGCTTCGACGCCGTGACTTTCGGCGTGCTGCTCATGCACTCCTCTCCGGAGGATGCCTATCTGCGTGGAGAGAAAATCCGTAAAAACGTTTCCTCCAACGTGGTTTCGCACGGCGGTGGGAATTTCTCGATATCCATCAGTATCGCGGGCTGTACGCTCAGCCAGTCCTCCGACACCGAACATATTCTGAAACTGGCCCGCCAGGCACTCGACCGCGCTGTGGCCGACGGCGGTAATTGCGTCAAAGTCGTGTAG
- a CDS encoding RNA polymerase sigma factor RpoD/SigA produces the protein MRISKQYTNRESQSLDKYLQEIGKVDLLTPDEEIELAKKIKAGGGGAQTALEKLTKANLRFVVSVAKQYQNQGLSLGDLINEGNLGLIKAAKRFDETRGFKFISYAVWWIRQSILQALAEQSRIVRLPLNRVGALNKIGKKFSELEQSYEREPSASELAEELDMTLFEVADTLKISGRHISVDAPFAQGEDNRLLDVIQDDRQPNPDNTLMTESLKVEVRRALATLSEREAEVIRLYFGLDREHSLTLEEIGEKFNLTRERVRQIKEKAIRRLRHASRSKQLRSYLG, from the coding sequence GTGAGAATATCGAAACAGTATACCAACCGGGAAAGTCAATCCCTGGATAAATACCTGCAGGAGATCGGCAAGGTCGACCTCCTGACGCCGGATGAAGAAATTGAGCTGGCGAAGAAAATCAAGGCGGGGGGCGGCGGTGCACAGACCGCACTCGAAAAGCTTACCAAGGCCAATCTTCGTTTCGTCGTTTCCGTGGCGAAGCAGTATCAGAACCAGGGTCTTTCCCTCGGTGATCTGATCAATGAAGGAAATCTGGGTCTGATCAAGGCGGCCAAACGCTTTGATGAGACACGCGGCTTCAAGTTTATTTCTTACGCCGTCTGGTGGATCAGACAGTCGATTCTGCAGGCGCTGGCCGAGCAGTCGCGCATCGTGCGTCTTCCGCTCAACCGCGTAGGCGCACTGAACAAGATCGGCAAGAAGTTCAGCGAGCTCGAGCAGAGTTACGAACGTGAGCCCAGTGCCAGCGAACTCGCCGAAGAGCTGGACATGACGCTTTTTGAAGTGGCCGACACCCTGAAAATTTCCGGACGCCACATTTCGGTGGACGCGCCTTTTGCGCAGGGTGAAGACAACAGGCTGCTTGACGTCATCCAGGATGATCGCCAGCCCAATCCGGACAATACGCTGATGACTGAATCGCTGAAGGTTGAGGTGCGTCGTGCACTGGCCACGCTCAGCGAACGTGAGGCGGAAGTGATTCGCCTGTATTTCGGTCTGGATCGCGAGCATTCGCTGACGCTCGAGGAAATCGGTGAGAAATTCAATCTCACCCGTGAACGTGTACGGCAGATCAAGGAAAAAGCCATCCGCCGTCTGCGCCATGCCTCACGCAGCAAACAGCTACGTTCCTACCTCGGCTGA